The sequence below is a genomic window from Glycine max cultivar Williams 82 chromosome 20, Glycine_max_v4.0, whole genome shotgun sequence.
TAACATCTTTGACAATTCCCTCAATGAGTTCATTTTCCGTCCtaacatgcataaaaaaaatattaaggtgAAATATGCATCACAACTTCACAAGTAAAATCTGATCACATAATTACCTTGAAATAAATAGACTAGTGATTTACAGTATtagaagcaaaggaatctaACACATCTTCTCGTGATGTTGATTTAGCCTATGTATGATATGAAAAATGTAACACACCTTCACATGATGTTGATttggcctatatatatatgatatgaaaAATTCTATGGTACCTTCGAAAACTTCTGGTACAAATATTGAAAAACTCATTCTATCTCAGTTTGCCTAAACTGATTCAATTATTGGCCTAGAAAACAACTATACAAAAAATCCTTAGACTTTTATTAGTATCATAGTAAGTAGACTCTCAATATATAAACCTAATCACTCATCTTTCAAGTAAGAAAACAGGAGGGGGATTtccaaaagtaaaaaagattaTACCTATGATTCTTGAATTCCCACCCAACTAAATTGGCAACTTCAGTGAGAGCAGCTTTCCATTTCTGCAGCATGGCCATGTTGTGTTTAACATCTCTTTCATATTTTTCGAATGCTTTCCCATAAGTGCCGGTCTGCTTCCTTACATGAGAAGGGTCGATCTTATAGAACACAGGTATAACAATGTGTCCACCACGTTTCTTGTGATCAAGTATTTCCGCGAGTTCACGCAAGCACCACGTGGAGGAAGCATAGTGTTTGGAGAGAACAACCACAGAAAGGTTGCAGTGTTTGATGGCTTTGAAAATCGAGGGAGAGATCTCATCCCCCTTGTGAAGCCTGTTGTCTATGAAGGCTTGGATTTTGTTCAACTGAAAGGCAGCATAAAGATGGCTTGTGAAGTTATTGCGCGTGTCCTCGCCTCTAAAACTGATAAAAACATCGTATCTTTTAAGAGGCGAtgcaaaagagaaagaagaagcagCCTCTGATGAAATTGTAACCATTCTTGGTGGACATGAATATGATGATTGTCCAATTAGTCTTGTGCTGCTTCTGCTACCACCACCAAGCATGCTGTAACTATCTATTGTATGAACAATTAATTAAGGTGAGTTTGTAGTAACTATGTAAATTTGTTGTGTGGTTTTGCCAATATGCATGTCAATTTGGTAaccaaaaattaactttttgtcGTTGTGATCTGTGCATGAGTTGTTTTTTGCAACGACATAGTGTATgctaaaagaaaatatgagtttgataaataaaatacatatataataataataatatactagttagcagtggaaattaaagaagagCTACATTGGGTCAAGGTCTTCTAGTAAAcacgtttttaagaaaaaattgttaGTCTCTCACGCTGAACTTGACTTTCAGAAGTCTTCCAATGCGAAAGAACTTAGAAGCTGGATTATTATGGTTTGTTTACATGCCaaccacatatatatatatatatatatatatatatatatatatatatatatacatatatggtTTGTTTATAtgctaacacacacacacaccagtTTTGACAAATATTTGTTAGGATTTTCCTACCTTACTCActcaagtaagaaaaaaaaatcctacctTCTTTTTAATACGAGATTGATAGTGTTCTTGAGTATTAAGGATATGTCGGGTCTAATAGAACgtgttttggttttatttttttattttcaaaaatttaaaaatagtcaTCTCTtacttattttactttatttttacaattttatgtaAGAAATAATCAATggagacaaaagaaaaaagaaaaccttctgtaaaaaaaattactttctatataaatatttaagaataagcaaagaactaaaattaagatattaatctttgtaattcataaaaaaaaaatagtttaaattggttcacaaattttactatttttaccaaatttttaattaggttcttaatttttcaaataattgattCCCTAGACTCTATTtgtctttaataaaattaaccacAAACACATGACTAGAGGTATGTAGAAAGTGGACCGTGTTTATAGAGTGTGTTAAacataacaattaaattaattgagagTTGAATATAgaattaattaagtaaaagttcaaaaacctaattaaaaagttgataaagtatagaataacaaaaaaaaaaaagaagattaaaaattgaaatcgaGCCAGCTCTAAAATTTTTACTTCTCTATCCTCTTAGGCTAAACTGTTTGGTTATGTTATGGGATATTAAGTGCATAAATTTGATCCAGCAATGCACTTTTGTTCCTTTCCATttccttatcctttttttttatcagtaaagataaattatatttatatatattgtgagtaccagaggtacaaaACAATACATGTAATTAGATTGACTTACCAGCAACATGGTTCCAAGCTCAAACTGAGATCAGTCTCGCAAGGAACCAAAGCTAGGTATTACAAAGACCTACACCACCCACTGCCTATGGTTTCTACCCCCCTGAAAAGACAAATCCTGATGTTATGTTAGACGACCAATAGTTGTAGGTGAAGGCAAAGTCCTTCTCAAAGTTCTTCAGCCATGTCCATAGAGTAAAAATAGCATCCTCCATTAACTTGTTACCATCAAAAGTTTCATTTGAGAAGATGATTCTATTCCGGTGCTGCCACACTGTCCATGTGAGGGCCAACCACCAACTTCTCCACCGGTTAACACGAATTCTACTAGGCAAATAGAACGCGTGCTGGGAAAAGTGCTGCCACGGTTTCTGCGGAAAAGCTCCATGAATGTTGACCATGTCATAGATTCCCACCATAATGAAAGTATTCTATCACATGTCAAAAATACATGCGCTTCATTCTCCTCAGAATTCCCACAGAATGGGCATAATGTGTCATTAATTGCCACCCTTCTCCTCCTCAAATTTGTCTTTGTTTGTAGTCTTTCCTTTAATAACCTCCATGCAAAAATAGTGATTTTAGTTGGGACTCGAATCTTCCATAACTCCTCAAACACCCACACATTATCCTCCTCAGCATCCACTCCTTTGAGCATATTATAGGCGCTTCTTACCGAATATTGTCCAGTAGGCTCTGTTTTCTAGATCCACTCATCTTTTTTGTGAATCTGAATGCAGCTGCCAACAACATCATTAAGGAAACAATCTGTCATTTCAagctctttgtcaaacaagtgTCTTCTCAATTTAAAGTTCCACTCCCACCCTTTGTCCATTTGCTGACCCATCTCCTGAATATAGTTATGATGTTGGTCTGAAATTAGGTACAATCTGGGGTATTTTGCCAGAAGCGTTGTATCTCCAAAGCTCCAATCATCCTCCCAAAACTTGATTTTGGCTCCATTCCCCACCTTCCATGTTAGCCCTCCCTTTAACACCATCTCATGTTGGGGATTATGAAGGGCTAATTTGATATCTGCCCACCATAGTGAGGCGTTATTATCGATCGTTGCTGCATCAAGACCACTCCAACCTCCATACTTTGAATCCAGAATCTTTGCCCATAACTCTTCATAGTGGTGGAATAAGTTCCACTTCCATTTAGCAAGTAACGCAAGATTGAATTTTGTGATGTCCATTATTCCCAGGCCTCCTTTGTTCTTTGGTAGACATAAGTTGTCCCACTTGACCCAAGCGATCTTATGTTGGTCATCTCCGGCACCCCAAAGAAACCTTCGTTGTATGCTGACCAGCCTATATGTCACCCTTCTAGGGATcctgaaaaatgataaaaaaatagattggaATAGAGGTTAGTATTGACTGAATAAGAGTGACTCTCCCCCCCCAATGAGATATGTCTTTGTTTCCATTTTGCTAGTCTCCTCTCACACTTGTGGATAATTAGATCCCACATCTTACTTTTCCTTGGGTTTGCCCCTATCGGAATCCCCAGATAAACAAAAGGGGTGGCCAATAAGCTACAATTTAAGTAATCAGCTGCAGATTGCTTCCACACATCAGGCATGCCAATAGATCCAAAGCTACTtttggaaaaattaatttttagccCTGACACCATTTCAAAAGTCCTCAATATGATCTTGATTGCTTTAATGTTCTCCATTGTCGCCTCTCCAAAGAAAATGGTATCATCCGCGTACTGTAGGATATTAACATCCACCTTATCTCTCCCCACTGAAAAACTTGTGTAGATTTTTCTCTCAATGGCTTCCCTCATCAGTCCATTTAGGCCTTCTGCTACAATATTGAATAGGAAAGACGTAAGGGGGTCTCCTTGCCTTAGGCCTCTATTAGGAGAAAAATCTTTGGTTGGGCTCCCATTTACAAGAATGGAGATAGATGCAGAAGCTAGACATCCTTCAATCCACATAATCCATCTAGGGTTGAAATCCATCCTTCTCATCATGTAGATTAAAAACTGCCATGACACGGAGTCATAAGTCTTTTCGTAATCTACCTTGAACACCATGCAtgactttttctttctcttagcTTCCTCCACCACCCCATTTGCTACAAGGACACCATGTAATAAGTGTCTACCTTCAATAAAAGCATATTGTCTTTCGTCAATAATGGATGGCATCACCTTCTTTAATCTTCTAGCTAAGATCTTACTAATAATCTTGTAAATACATCCTATTAACGAAATAGGTCTGTATTCCGACAGTTGTTGTGGATCAGGCACCTTAGGTATTAAAGCTATGAATGAAGCATTACCACCCTTTGGAAAGATACCATTCACATAAAACTCATCAAGGAAACGGAGGATGTCAGGCTTGATGATTTTCCAAAACTTCTTAATGAACTTGAAGTTTAGACCATTCGGGCCCGGACTTTTATCGCTTCCACAGTCCCAAATTGCTTCTCTCACTTTCTCCTCCTCAAATCTCCCAACCAACATAGCATTCTGCTGCTGATTGATTTTCAGAAATGAAATTCCTTCAAGAGTTGGTCCGATAGGCTCAGGCTCAGATTTCCTTATCCTTTTTATACCTTATAAAACATACTATAATATAAGCCTCCCCTTAGTAGAAGAGATATTGACTGTTAAAGTATGAAATAAACAGTCTTGAGATTAATATCGAGATTTGTGTATAAACTCAATCGACcgggaaaaaaaattgtgctttATTGTGTTTTTATTCCAACCACTTAAGAGGACACTTGAAGAATCATAAATTGgataaactttttcaaaaaaaaaaaaaaacactgctaagagaagaaaataaaaataaaaaataaaatttatttttctttaaactaaaatttagttatgcataagttaatttataaaatctctTTCACATAgtttctcttattttataacttatgcataagctaaaaTTCATTGTCATTAATATACAACAATATCAATTTTTCATTGCATATTTATGATCCACACCCCTCATTTGTAATGGGAACGTGTTTCCGTTTTGATCAATAAACAACAGAATTGTGTTTCGGCCAAAAGGGTATTTTGGGCGttatgaaaataacataaagCTAGGggtgaaaataatgaaacctgaAGTAAGAATAGCAACTTTCCTATAAATTTGGGCCGTTCAGTAAGCCCAGTTGTGGGTTTCCTTCGAAAATCAGCCGTGCAAAGAAATTACTTTTCACTACTTTTTTCCCCTATCTATATCATTCTTTCTTCTATATCAGTTCtacaaatataacttttaattgtattaaacattcttttaaaattaaatttttaaaatattgtttaatatatgttagatttaaaatatttaaaagaatataaatttttaatattaaatttccaaaaatattaaatatgtcttaaaaattattttgttagaaACGGTGTAAAAAAGATATTAcgattaagaaaaaagaaagtcgCATAGTCGTAGCCCATTGATTGAACTGTACAATATTGTTCTTATGTCCGGCCTTCAACGTTGACGTTGCCTTGGaccaaagttttaaaaaaaagttaaaatataatttttatccttcaattttattagatttatgattttagtattttattttttaaatgagatattttatattttatttttaaaaatctataattttactattcttattttttagttcagacattttattttcaccttttaaaaaatttataattttaatctctttgattaatttcaaacttgttgattgtatatttttttaatttttttaaataagttaagcttgttaataattaaataatttaaaaaaaaaacatttttcatgtTTATAATAAGCAAATAGTTATCGGTTAACATTTACAAATAACATAGATTAACGTTTGAAATTGATCACAAGaattaaaatcacatattttttaaaagtgagagacaaaatatctcaattaaaaaattaaagactaaaatcataaatttgttaaaagtgaagaataaaatgtatgaCGTTAAAAGTGAGAgaattaaaaacacatttaaaatgtgtttggatagagaacTTTAACtgaggaaaataatttatcagaaaatttaaatttttttaatctaaaattcattgtttggatgtttttttatgaagaatttaaatttttgaaattttaaacaactaaaaatgtgaaatttcaattttcttctaaaaggtgagaaattgaaattcaagaaCCTTCCAAAATGTTCGCATATTTCCTTTATAACCTTCAACCTCTAGTTCAcctgaaaatttttaaaattccgTTATCAAATTCGTAACTCTTCCCTCATGGCCAATGATAAGAAAAGTCTGACCTCACGAAGCATCAATTGGGTGTGGAGATAGGGGAACACATAGTACTATACCTCATGTTCCCCTAAGAGAACATGAGGTGACGTGCTCGCCAGCGCGGAGTGTCTGACCATGCCTTGTCCCGTTGACTGAATGATGTATGATCAGGTGTGATAGTATACGCTGCGGTATTTCGGTTCCCGTGCGACTCTCCATATTGTATCAACATTCTTCTCATTGGAAATACACCAACcatatcttttattctttttgcattcattttatttcaccctcataattttttaattttttttatccaaacacaattttaaaaataaaaaaatttcaattaaaatacctgaaattcttaaaatttaaaatttctcaaaatttaaaattttctcatcCAAACAAACTCTTGGAGTTTTTGAAAGTTTTGGTGAAAagattcaaagatatttttgtgagaaaaatgagtttaaaatcatgtttggatatttttgtgaatttcaattcaaatatcGCATCAACTTAACTTATTTGAATAATCTTAGTCGAAAACCTATTTGATCTTTAGTAGAACTTTTTTTACATTCATATTTTTACAATTCGCAAACTTCAAACCTGACGTTCGACATTAAATCTAGTTTTCACtcaaatcacttttaaaacagCGATTATAAAACTTACCGAAATCATGTTGTGTCTGAGACTACCATTGCTACGCCCCAAAAGCACTTTTCCTCCCTCTGACTTTTGCTACAACTACTACCAGTACAAGGTATTTTTCTTCAACAAACCTCTATTTTCCTCTCTTGTTTTAGGTATGCAATAGGCTTGATGGGAATTCCTGCATGTTAAAATCGGTAGTTTTCATGAAAAGCTTCTACTTTTTGTTCATGTACTTTATTTTGTCGAGACAAGAATTTTCTTACATACGATTTAGGAAATTTATTCATTGCACAATAGATGATAATTGTTACCATGGTATATGCTTATCTTGTGAATTCTGAATCCATTAAGTATGTGTATGTAGCATGATACATGAACAAAAACCAATTTCATGTTGAACTAAGTATTGTTTTGCTCCATTCTTTACTTTTTGAAGATTTGGTGCTGTCTGTGATTGGTTTGTAAAATATATTCTGCTTAGCATATAGTTGGAATGGCTCGATTTTCATTGGATGAGATATCAGACACTGGTGCCTTTGTGAGATCTGCTTCAACATTCAGAAATTGGATTTCGAGGGACCCGAATTCGCTGTTTCCACCGGAATCAGGGAGGTATCATCTCTATGTATCATATgcttgtccttgggcttccagGTGCCTTGCTTACTTGAATATCAAAGGACTTGACAAAGCCATCAGTTTCTCGGTTAGTTAGTAGCCTTCATGCTGAATATTTTTCAAGTAGAATAGTTGCTTAGTTCATCGCCCAATTTCATATGCCGCGTGTTTAATGAACAGGCTGTCAAACCCATCTTTGAGAGAACTAGAGAATCAGATGAATATAAGGGATGGATTTTTCCTGAATCGGAAACCGAGGTGCCTGGAGCTGAACCTGATAGGTTCAATGGAGCAAAGACTATTAGGGAACTTTATGAAATTGCAAGTGAAAACTATGCCGGAAAGTACACTGTTCCGGTATGAAGATACACTGtcttctttcttgtttttttttttatttgctttgcTGGGAAGATGTTTATTGTCAACTGATGACTTTTGATCTGCACAGGTTCTGTGGGATAAGAAACTCAAGACAATTGTTAACAACGAGAGCTCAGAGATAATCCGCATGTTTAATACTGAATTCAATAATATTGCAGAAAACCCCACCTTGGACTTGTATCCCACTGATTTAAAAGCCCAAATTGATGATACCAACGAGTGGATATACGATAGTATAAATAATGGTGTTTATAAATGTGGGTTTGCAAAGAAGCAAGAACCATACAATGAGGTTAGTAGCTATTTTTAACCCTTTCTAGCAACAGCTGGTACTTAAATGTTACATTTGTTTAAAAACTGCTGTACTCAGATGATTGCAACTGTTTACTTGGCCCTTCCTTTTTCCAGGCTGCAAGACAATTGTACGGGGCTTTGGACAAATGTGAGGATATACTAAGCAAGCAACGCTATATATGTGGCAATACACTAACTGAAGCAGACATTCGTTTGTTTGTCACTCTTATTAGATTTGATGAGGTAAAGTGTGTGTGTTTATTATAGGGCATTTACTGTTGACATTTGGGAATATCTTATGTACTTTCTTGTTACTCGTATTATGCAAACCTTTGTTGGTCAACACAAGAACAAAGACAGAGAAACAAAGTagagaaaagaaattgaataatGGAATTATGTTTATTCACTGCaatgatcactttttatagagCTGAAACATttcaggaaaaaagaaaatatcttaCTAATTGCAAGGCATGTCTGACAGATtcctaataacaaataaagtatTTCCTCAAGATATCTAACAGATTCCTAAtatcaaccaataaaaaaataaaatatttcctaaAGATTTGATCCAACAACCAATTATTCAGCAATCTTTTCGTAGCAACTCTGATGCATGTTACCAACACTGTTCTTCTTGCCTTAGTAGTAGCAGAAGCCTAACTTGTTTCTTAAGGCTGTAAATTTAGCTTTTGGTAGAAACTTGGTTTAAATATATACAGAT
It includes:
- the LOC100813447 gene encoding putative glutathione S-transferase isoform X1; the protein is MLKSHIVGMARFSLDEISDTGAFVRSASTFRNWISRDPNSLFPPESGRYHLYVSYACPWASRCLAYLNIKGLDKAISFSAVKPIFERTRESDEYKGWIFPESETEVPGAEPDRFNGAKTIRELYEIASENYAGKYTVPVLWDKKLKTIVNNESSEIIRMFNTEFNNIAENPTLDLYPTDLKAQIDDTNEWIYDSINNGVYKCGFAKKQEPYNEAARQLYGALDKCEDILSKQRYICGNTLTEADIRLFVTLIRFDEVYAVHFKCNKKLLREYPNLFNYTKDIFQIPGISSTVNMEHIKLHYYGSHPSINPFGIVPVGPNIDYSAPHDRERFSA
- the LOC100813447 gene encoding putative glutathione S-transferase; protein product: MARFSLDEISDTGAFVRSASTFRNWISRDPNSLFPPESGRYHLYVSYACPWASRCLAYLNIKGLDKAISFSAVKPIFERTRESDEYKGWIFPESETEVPGAEPDRFNGAKTIRELYEIASENYAGKYTVPVLWDKKLKTIVNNESSEIIRMFNTEFNNIAENPTLDLYPTDLKAQIDDTNEWIYDSINNGVYKCGFAKKQEPYNEAARQLYGALDKCEDILSKQRYICGNTLTEADIRLFVTLIRFDEVYAVHFKCNKKLLREYPNLFNYTKDIFQIPGISSTVNMEHIKLHYYGSHPSINPFGIVPVGPNIDYSAPHDRERFSA